The genomic window TATTGAAAATCGTAAAAAAAACTCCCTTTAAAAAGAGAGTTCAATTATATCGATATATACATAAATTGCTCCATTGACAAAGTCACATTGTTATATCGTTACATTATTAGATTGCTACATTATTCCCAGTTTACCTTTTCAGGCACCAATGCAGAATTTTGGCAATATTCCTGGCGTCATCTATACCACGGTGGTGGGTACCCTCCAGCGTAAGGTTCAGTTCGCCCAGCGCACGGGCCATGCCGACACTTTTACGGACGGTCGGATGCAATTCCCCAAATAAGGTTTTCACATTGATGTGGTCGTCGTTCAACGGATAATCCACCCTGAACCTTTTGGCCTGGTTCTGAAGCATTTTCAGGTCGTAGTTTCCATAGCTGGCCCACGTCAGCTCTTCGGAATCGTATTCCGCTCTTAGGATATCCAGGGCATCTTCCAG from Chryseobacterium sp. SORGH_AS_0447 includes these protein-coding regions:
- a CDS encoding 3'-5' exonuclease, with the protein product MKTTDNILIIDLEATCWNDRPPRGQESEIIEIGVCLMDAATGKVLRSEGILVKPQFSKVSPFCTELTSITQQMLDDEGILLEDALDILRAEYDSEELTWASYGNYDLKMLQNQAKRFRVDYPLNDDHINVKTLFGELHPTVRKSVGMARALGELNLTLEGTHHRGIDDARNIAKILHWCLKR